The Primulina tabacum isolate GXHZ01 chromosome 1, ASM2559414v2, whole genome shotgun sequence genome contains the following window.
AGTTTACATTGAATGACGAAGTAAATGTGTTATTTAAATTCACCGAATTTATGTTTTGGTGAAGTAATTGATGTGAACGACTTCGATGTTATGGAACTATGATgaagtaaatatattttataacttCACCATAACTTttatttgttgaagtatttgATTTTCTGTTACTTCGCAATTTGCATTTAATGACGAAGTAATAGATTTAAAAGACTTACATTTCTTTGTATTGTAGTGAAGTAATTAATAGAGAACGACTTCACAATTATTGAGTTGTGGTGaagtaaattttttctttaacttCGACACAATTTTAATATGACgagttattttgtattttattacttCATCATTTAATTTAGTATTGaagtaaataataatattttattgcaacacaattttaatttaacgaattaatttttgatcaCTACCACACTAATTTAATAAAGTAGTGAAGTAAAAACATAATTTTCACTTTATCAAAATACTTcaattaatatacaatattaCCACTATATACACACAAGCAcacatataacttaaaatacATTCATTTGGTTCTTAAATTATACAtctaaaaataatgaaaattcacGAATCAACAAGTATATATACCAATCCACAAGTATATATCCACAAATCCACAAGAATAacccaaaaatatatatatccacAAGTACATATAACCCAAAAATATATCAGCAAGTATATCCACAAAACCAAATGTGCATATCCACAAGTAATTCCTAAAATGCACAATGATGCACATGATCCATTTAAGCACCTACATAAGAGTAGACGAATTCGCTCCATTCACTTCTAACTTCATCATATTGAGATTGGTTGTAATATTGGTTCTTGATTGATCCTGCAAACTGAAATGTAAAAAATACAAGATGCATTAGATTAATAAGATCATTCATCCAAAAAAAATGACAATATCCACAAATGAGAATGTATTATTCAGAGCCAGTTTCAGAATATATTTCAGATTAATTTTTAGGAGATTCCACACTTCAAACTATACAATAATTCTATATTTTGAAATCAAGACACTGAAATCTATATATTAATTCTAGCTTCTAAAGGCAAATCTTTGTAAAGTTTATAACAATAAACTAATATCAACAAATAAACAATTGTCATATATCATACACACCACTCTCAAAAATAAAGATCAAATCATATACATATAAACAACAAAACTAAGCATATcataaacaacaaaataaagGGCAAAACAATATCTCAATTATCATAAAATGCATATTACCATATTCATATATATCCCAACGGAAACAAATTATCTCAACTATTAATTCTAATAGCACAAATTCCagaattaataattatatagaCTTCATGTGCACATATCGCAATGACAGCAGTTTATCTCGATAATAAACCAGAGATATCATAAAGAAGAAACTTACCATCTTCTCCAACTGTGGATTTTCATATTCAGCTATCTCTTTCATATACCTCATAACACAATATCCACATTCAACAGAACCACTTTGTTTTAGATTACCCTAtatataatgaaattgaaaagtTAATGCAACAATCATAATCCAAATAATAAGAACTATCCATTCATGTCTTCATACATAGGCACAATTCATACCGTCAATTGTTTAAAACACGGCCTTTGAGAAATATCCTTCGAGGCATTGTACATTTTGACCCCACtacaaattaaaaagaaaaaaattatcattttttttttcatatttataagTGAATGCattcaaaatcaatataatctACTATTTACTTGATCactacattttttttttcatatttataagTGAATGCattcaaaatcaatataatctACTATTTACTTGATCACTATAGTTTTACATGCATCGTCTTGGTTTCTGTTAGTCGTAGAGttcaataaatatatcatatttttatcttCATCCTACAGCAAAACCTAATATTCTTCCCCCCCCCCAAAAATAATAATCCTACACCTATTATTACATATTATTGGATAAATTAGGTTTTCTCGTGAAATACGTGAGAAAGAAAACATTACAAATCCAACAATTTACAAGAAAACGAGCTCTCATAAAGAAAATATTCACAAGATAATGAGATATCATCTAAGACAAACTTAAACTGGAATCCTCATAATTATACTAGATGACAACAGAGTAAAAATCCAAAAACGTGAAGCTAGATGCCAGAATGTCAATTTTTTCGAAATTGAAAAATCAATCCATTGAACAACTCATTCACGGTAACCCGCTGTAAATCTAGCCGCCAGAATAGTCCTCAGCAATAAACAAATACCACATACATTTTTTTAACAGGAGGTGAAATGGCAGATTGACTAAGACTAACTCTAAGAAATGTGTATGACATTTGATCTCCCACCACAGAATGAAATCCTCATAATGCAATCCTCAGTATGGCAGATTGTGTACAAAATGAAATCCTCAGAATGCCTATATACTATATATATTCAACTTCCCCTAACTTTTGATCTCCCACCACCTTTTTTCTCCGTATGAACGAATTGTACCAAATTTATGCAAACTCAACACCACAAATATATACCTACGTATATTTGTGTACGTCTTTAGAAAAGTGTTCAAAATTAAACCAacaacaaaaatttaaaattacaaaattgaAACCTACGTATATTTGTGTACATCCAAcaacaaaaatttgaaattacaaAATTGAAACCTACGTTTGTGTTCATGTATTTAGAAAAGTGTTCAAAATTAAACCaacaaaaaaaatctgaaattacaaaattaaaccaacaacaaaaatctgaaattacaAAATCGAAACACTTCAATCATAGAGGCAACAATAAAATTAGAGTTTTAATCTCcatttcaaattaaattatatctttaaaatgttattttattttatttttttaaattcgtGGTCTAGTGGCTATTCCAGATTTTAGGCGCTACAATTTAAAAATCGAGGGAGATTAAAAGTTAACTATCGGTTAATCTATTACAAAGTAATTATGGGAAGTTAAAAGTTAAGTATGGTTATTTTTTACTTcactaaatataaattttaatttttttaacatattacTTCATCAAAATTACTCTGTTGAAGTAAAAATGTTACAAAAAAGTAGAAGTGAAGCCcatgttttttaaattttgaagtaAAAATTAATGTTTTATTTCGCCGGTGTTATTACCGAAGTTGATGAGTATATATTACTTCAGCATTAATAATTTTCGAAGTAACCAATGGCgaagtaaaaacaaaaaattctaCTAGTGATTGGTTGTGTAAGTTGGTTTATTTTAACTTTTGCTCATGTTAACcgataaatattattttttcttcttttaatctTTCTTGTCAAAGTACTCACGCCATGATGATTATTGCTAAATAGGACCAGGTATTGCTCATATGTGCAACATCATATCAATG
Protein-coding sequences here:
- the LOC142516333 gene encoding uncharacterized protein LOC142516333, producing MIYLLNSTTNRNQDDACKTIVINGVKMYNASKDISQRPCFKQLTGNLKQSGSVECGYCVMRYMKEIAEYENPQLEKMFAGSIKNQYYNQSQYDEVRSEWSEFVYSYVGA